Below is a genomic region from Prunus persica cultivar Lovell chromosome G3, Prunus_persica_NCBIv2, whole genome shotgun sequence.
ACACAGGCTGGAGATCCTCAAGCTtgctagaaaagaaaagggaacaaGTCCGCGTCCCATTCGAAAGCTCTTGGTGGCAATCAAGAGGACCAAGAGGTGTTTAGCTGAGTACGTAAGGACGTGGATTCGTCGCGAACAAGACGCATCAGCTCTGGCGCTTGTGACAAGGCCAAGCAATTACAGGTCAAGGTTTAGAGGAGCCATGTTGAAGAGGAACAAGAAGATTATCATTGCCAACAACCAAGGCAGCAGGTTGTTGCTCACAAATGGTAGCCCAGTGGTGGTTTCAGGGCCTCATGTCGATAGCTTTTCGAGTCCTGTGGTTTATGATCTtcaaaaggaaggaaagatGGACGGTGATGATCAATATAATGATGATGGTTATTGGTCGACTGGGGTTGAAGAGATCAGGTGGGATACTATGTTCCAGGACTTGAAACCCACATGAAATTTTAGttccttggttttttttttttttcttatatactttttctaatttggttttagttttagttttagtttggTCTTCTTCCTTATTGTCATTTGTTTATGATATAAATTTAATGGTGAGAGATGGGATTTTTTGGGTTCTTCCACCAAGTGAGGTTTTGGCTTTGTGCACCACAAGACTTTGCTTAGCTTTTTTGAGTGTAGGTGGGTCATGCATTTGGCAAACTTTAATAGCCAAGAGGGTCTCTCCTGCTTTTTTGTATGTCACTTGTCCTTATCTTTGATTATAATTGAAAGCACTTCTAGTATTTTAGTGTTCTTGTATGATGTTGTCAGGAATGCAAAACTATAGTAAACAAGGCCATCATTTTGCATCACTGATGGTTGGTTGGTTACTTgtatcattttttgtttttttgtgaagATATTGAGTGAAAATTGTGCTTCTTATCCTTTAAATGTCTTGGACAACCATGAGCATTTGCTATCAACTAGATTTCTTTTTAGAATCCTTAAGACATACTGCTAAAGTAATTATGAGGACCACAACCCctcaaaagaaagggaagggAAACGCAAATGAGGTACCCAAGTGTTAACCAGAAAAGACTTTTTCATTCCACCGTTGCGTTCGGGACAAGCATCAAAAGAAGTTACTAAGCTACATAACAGCATTTCAAAAGGCagaagaaatgagaaaagTGAACTGCAAGTCTGCAAGTGTGATGGAATATAATCGAGAGAGTTCAATTCTTATGTGGTATAACAGCCAATAGGGTATTGTAGTATCGAAACAA
It encodes:
- the LOC18782926 gene encoding uncharacterized protein LOC18782926, which codes for MDWFSWLSKTGLEPSLVYEYGLAFAHNELEEEDIVYFNHEFLQSMGISIAKHRLEILKLARKEKGTSPRPIRKLLVAIKRTKRCLAEYVRTWIRREQDASALALVTRPSNYRSRFRGAMLKRNKKIIIANNQGSRLLLTNGSPVVVSGPHVDSFSSPVVYDLQKEGKMDGDDQYNDDGYWSTGVEEIRWDTMFQDLKPT